A window of the Chaetodon trifascialis isolate fChaTrf1 chromosome 9, fChaTrf1.hap1, whole genome shotgun sequence genome harbors these coding sequences:
- the fbxo46 gene encoding F-box only protein 46, whose amino-acid sequence MDRDTFSHIRLWCPRPFGTYSQNKARSPGSGGSGGGGGGTGSPSLCKAEPSPDARRSVDGSEDGGMIVGVQEENGEEDDVGSENTPPEPELVSSSLTQSQAPPPSSAPPSPPSSGSQMEDGRVMLDTWYVIKPGNTKEKIAFFVAHQFSGAGQPRPSAMKVKGNWATDCSKAKRRRRCSSYDPPTRSQASEPHFSHDTSLAPPSADEPLLGGVNETDLLSVAEMVALVEQRTAMALQGIVAVHGNQHHHQPPTTTHSQGLTPHQHTLLRGTVSDPTPVMFVSDSSNGQPSKEAQASSSPIQTDQELEEQQESCRVAQAIAHFESQNLENRLHLGTGPVTDSSNRERERRRGGESSIVTPPPPPSHSHGEVRIAFRVSNLDPRSQLEPAGRSRCMFMSCGGGGNQAAARAKEKITCDLYQLVSPSSRDPSSLLLAATTAAPKTDGDLHHPDRQACGSPDPTQELSSAEKKVVGVGRERVTGFHVEVVVTGAVDQCVFYGKDSTENVQEETVCFAVPSGGGGGGGVASSTDPSSDDPPPGQLFFLQPPRGPEEDVKGTGTGSGSGMCSLDCANNNGPGTGVAVSSGERAPRPDSPSVGEDCSDPSLCRLYRHVSHDFLEIRFQIQRLLEPRQYMLLLPDHIMVNIFSYLPTRSLAALKCTCHYFKVLIETYGVRAVDSRWNQDPLYRDDPCKQCKRQYERGDVSLCRWHPKPYHHDLPYGRSYWMCCRRTDKDTPGCRVGLHDNNWVQQPADGPQPIRTKREDRREEAR is encoded by the exons ATGGACCGAGACACCTTTTCCCACATCCGTCTGTGGTGCCCACGGCCCTTTGGCACCTACTCCCAGAACAAAGCAAGGAGCCCAGGGTCAGGGGGCAGCGGTGGAGGCGGTGGTGGGACAGGgtccccctccctctgcaaGGCGGAGCCCTCTCCAGATGCCAGAAGGAGTGTGGATGGAAGTGAAGATGGGGGGATGATAGTGGGGGTGCAGGAAGAGAACGGCGAAGAGGACGATGTGGGTTCAGAGAACACTCCACCTGAACCTGAGCTTGTCTCCAGCTCCCTGACACAGAGCCAGGCCCCTCCACCCTCTTCAGCCCCACCTTCACCCCCCTCTTCCGGGTCCCAGATGGAAGATGGCCGTGTGATGTTAGACACCTGGTATGTCATAAAGCCAGGCAACACCAAGGAGAAGATAGCCTTCTTTGTTGCACACCAGTTCAGTGGAGCAGGCCAGCCCAGACCCAGCGCCATGAAG GTTAAAGGTAACTGGGCAACTGACTGCAGTAAAGCCAAAAGACGAAGACGATGTTCATCTTATGACCCTCCAACTCGCTCCCAAGCCTCAGAGCCACACTTCAGCCATGACACCTCTCTTGCACCTCCGAGCGCTGATGAGCCACTTCTAGGAGGGGTGAATGAGACAGACCTGCTGTCTGTGGCAGAGATGGTTGCCTTGGTCGAGCAGAGGACTGCCATGGCCCTGCAGGGAATTGTGGCTGTTCATGGaaaccaacaccaccaccagcccCCTACTACCACTCACAGTCAGGGCCTTACCCCCCACCAGCACACCCTTCTCCGTGGCACAGTGTCAGACCCCACtcctgtcatgtttgtgtcagaCAGTTCAAATGGCCAGCCCTCCAAAGAGGCCCAGGCATCATCGTCTCCCATCCAGACAGACCAGGAgcttgaggagcagcaggagtcATGCAGGGTAGCCCAGGCCATTGCACACTTTGAGTCCCAGAACCTGGAGAATCGGCTCCATCTAGGCACTGGTCCTGTAACAGACTCTTCTAATCGAGAAAGggagcggaggagaggaggggagtcTAGCATTGtaactcctcctccacccccaaGCCACAGTCACGGTGAAGTTAGGATAGCTTTCCGAGTGTCAAATCTGGATCCGCGATCTCAGTTGGAGCCAGCTGGCAGGTCCCGCTGTATGTTTATGAGCTGTGGTGGTGGGGGCAACCAGGCAGCAGCCAGGGCCAAAGAGAAAATCACCTGTGACCTCTACCAACTCGTCAGCCCCTCATCTAGAGACCCCAGTAGTCTGCTGCTTGCTGCCACAACTGCTGCCCCCAAAACAGATGGGGACCTCCATCACCCAGACAGGCAGGCCTGTGGCAGCCCAGACCCAACCCAGGAGCTTTCCTCAGCTGAAAAGAAAGTGGTGGGTGTGGGGCGGGAGCGAGTGACTGGCTTCCatgtggaggtggtggtgacAGGTGCTGTGGACCAATGCGTGTTTTACGGCAAGGACAGTACAGAGAATGTGCAGGAGGAGACAGTGTGTTTTGCTGTGCCTAGTGGGGGAGGCGGCGGTGGGGGTGTTGCCAGCTCCACTGACCCTTCATCAGATGATCCCCCTCCTGGACAACTCTTCTTCCTTCAGCCCCCACGGGGCCCAGAGGAGGATGTAAAAGGAACAGGCACTGGCAGTGGGTCAGGAATGTGCTCTTTGGACTGTGCCAACAACAATGGCCCTGGGACGGGAGTGGCAGTCAGTTCAGGCGAGCGGGCACCTCGACCAGATTCTCCCAGTGTTGGGGAGGACTGTTCAGACCCTTCGCTGTGTCGCCTCTACCGCCACGTGTCCCATGATTTCCTGGAGATCAGATTTCAGATTCAGCGCCTCCTTGAACCGCGCCAgtacatgctgctgctgcccgaCCACATCATGGTCAACATCTTCAGCTACCTGCCAACGCGCTCTCTGGCAGCCCTCAAGTGCACCTGTCACTACTTCAAGGTGTTGATTGAGACATATGGGGTGCGAGCAGTGGATTCACGCTGGAATCAAGACCCTCTCTACAGGGATGACCCCTGTAAGCAGTGTAAGCGGCAATATGAGCGCGGGGATGTTTCCCTGTGCCGTTGGCACCCCAAACCTTACCACCATGACCTGCCTTATGGACGTTCCTATTGGATGTGCTGCCGGCGTACAGACAAGGACACACCGGGCTGCCGTGTTGGGCTCCATGATAACAACTGGGTCCAGCAGCCTGCTGATGGCCCTCAGCCCATTCGCACcaagagggaggacaggagggaggaagcCAGGTAG